The following proteins come from a genomic window of Balearica regulorum gibbericeps isolate bBalReg1 chromosome 9, bBalReg1.pri, whole genome shotgun sequence:
- the IQCJ gene encoding IQ domain-containing protein J: MRLEELKRLQHTLEQVNDGKDLLQSHQLAMDEENNIEKYHINLQPLESKVKIIQRAWREYLQRQDLPHQEQLDKRSPSPPSLSSDKMSRSISMNTFSDSSTPGQFDPFLR, translated from the exons GAAGAACTCAAAAGGCTTCAGCACACCTTGGAACAGGTCAATGATGGCAAAGACTTGCTTCAAAG cCATCAGCTTGCCAtggatgaagaaaataatattgaaaaatatcaTATCAACTTACAGCCCTTGGAATCAAAAGTGAAAAT CATCCAGCGAGCATGGCGTGAGTACCTGCAGCGCCAGGACCTGCCGCACCAGGAGCAGCTGGACAAGCGCAGTCCCTCCCCGCCGTCCCTCTCCTCGGACAAGATGAGCAGGTCCATCAGCATGAACACCTTCTCCGACAGCAGCACGCCG GGACAATTTGACCCTTTCCTCCGTTGA